The genomic interval GGAAGACCATAACTCTAAGTCCAAAGACCTCAAACAGCTTGAAAAATGGATACTTCCCTGCCACTCACACCCAACCCGAAGACTTCACATCGAGCCCAAACACTAGGATTACGTCTGATCCGAGGCCACAAACAGCCGGGTTGCTGTCATCTGCCCCAATGACAACAAGACCAAACGACACCAACCGTAGGATTCTCCAAAATGTTATCATTAGCACTGGTCCAGGAGCAACACAGCTGAACGTAGCTCCCAAATCTAAGGCTAAGACACATCATGAGGAAGAAAGTCCCCATGCAAGCCCAGTATCTCCTCCCAGTTTGAAAACTACCTCCACACTCAGCCCCAAGTTCAGGTCAAAGACCTCCTCCAGCTCTGGCCCTGAGCCCCCACCTGCAGAAATGTCCACTCCTAGTCCACGAGAGCTGCGTGTGAAAATCAACCAGGTGCCTGCGTTTGTCAACAACAGCCTGATTCCTAACAGGAGACCAGACAAGCTTCCAAAGGAGCCCCAGACCGACGAGGGGCCTGAGAGGACACACGGGAAACTGCCAACATCTGCAGGCAAGAGATTACTTTTCTGATTTCTGCATGGTTTACTATACTTGTCACATTTACAAGAAACCTTCTGAAAATTTAGCCTCTCTTGTTCAACTGTGTTTATTGCAGTAAATTGAAAAGGGCACTTTTATCTAAGACACATTCATTCAACTGGAAAACGAAAGGAAATCTCAAGCTActtaacagtaaaaacaaagaatgagTAAACTGTATGCATCACAGCAATTAGGTCAGTATGTGTGTATCTAAAAAGGAAACTTAAATAAAAGAATTCCAAGTATGACAACCACACAATAAACTCTAAGGAGCCTCACACAATTAATCAGAAAGTAGACTTTATGTTGTGGTCTGAGATCATATTAGTGCCATACATCATCAGGAGGAATCTGCATGTGTGCACAATCTGTAGATTGGCACGACTGTGAGGTTAGCACCACAACAATGCAAGGGCCAACAGCTTTAAAACACCCTTCAGTCGAAGCAGTGATTCAGCTATCAGTGATAGTAATTACTGATAATTTACTCGCCGAGTTAAAATAGCcggattttatttaaacaagctGTAAACTCCTCACTATAAACTTCTCACTTAAATTACAGGTGAAGTTAAACAAACATGTAATTGTTTTCACTGCGTCAGTCTGCTTGCTTTAagtaaataggaaaataaacacagaaaaataagaaatgaaaacaagaaatacatcagttaaaaaaataaagaatgatagaaaagtcactcaaaaaaattatgataataTTTATGAAGATTATATGTTGAGTTAAATATATAGCAGGCAAGGAAGTTATAAGTTcaatttctttatgtttttgttaaaacctgtgtatataaatatttaaatttatgagCACCAACCAAACTTGCCAAACTCAGTATAGAAATAAATAGATTGCTCAAtaaagtaaattattaataatcagTTTGAACAATTGTTGCTCTGTAAAATCTGTCTTACAATAAATGAATTGTTTTCACCCcatattaatgtaaaatataactTTGTATAAATCAATAATCCTAAAGTAAATAGATGagttaaagaataaataatgaaaaaacaattaGCCAGTTAATGattacatgatttaaaaattaagCAGTAAATTAAATTCATGCAATTTACAATTTCTCTGGCTTTTAGTAGAAATTGCTAATTGCTATTTAAAATCTATACAACACCTTAAATCACTGACGTGttatataaagtatatataaCATCTTGTGTATGACTTTAGAGTGACTTTATAACATATAATGACTGAAAAGTCATCAGAACTTTGTGAGGGGTAGCTACACtatatgtggctctggaggacCAAACCTGTCAAAattaagaagaaataaataaatgtctacACACGTCTCTATAATGAGCAAGTTTGacttggtctgtcacataaaatcctaataaatacATCACATATGCTACCAAATGTGAAAGGGTACACAGGAATCTTGTGAATACTTTAGTGAAGCACTGTATTTTTTGAGTCACATATTTTCATCTTTATGTTTGGCTTGTTTGGTCCTCCACATAACATTGTTGCCATTTGACCTCCTCAAGGAAATGTTTCAGGAAAGTCCCAGAGCTCCAAGAGAATGTTGCCACCTGCAGGGACCAGTTTCTGTACTGCAACCAATTAGTTAAATTCTCTTTTTTCATTCCTCTTCCACAGTAATAAGAGACTGCTCAGACCATCTCCTCAGAGGAAAAACCAGGAGCGGACTTTACCTGGTGACCCCTGACCTccgcagcagcagctttcagGTGTTCTGTGACATGGAGCTGGATGGCGGCGGATGGACCCTCCTGCAGCGCCGCCAGGACGGCAGCGTGAGCTTCAACCGCTCCTGGGTGGAGTATCAGGCCGGCTTCGGAGTGCTGGACGGAGGAGAGTTCTGGCTGGGCAACAACAAGATGCACCTGCTGACCCGGGACAGGGACATGGAGCTGCGGGTGGAGCTGGAGGACTTCGATGGAGTGACTGAGCATGCGCAGTATGAGCACTTCAGGGTTGCCAGCGAGCGGCTCCGCTACAGACTGACGGTGGGCGGGTACTCAGGTACCGCAGGCGATGCTCTGCGCTTCAGCAAAACCTACGACCACCACAACAGGGCGTTCACCACCCCTGACAGGGACAACGACCGGTACCCGTCCGGGAACTGCGGGGCCTACTACAGCTCCGGCTGGTGGTTTGATGCCTGCATGGCTGCAAACCTCAACGGCAAATATTACTTTGGGAAGTATAAAGGAGTTCGGGACGGGATTTTCTGGGGAACATGGCACAACATATCTACAGAGTACTACCCCACCAATGAGAGACAGTCTTTTAAATCAGTCAGGATGATGACCAGACCAAAGAGCTTTGGCTCGCGTTAATAAAGCGAACATTAAATGCTTTTGTCCAGGTTTCTACGAATCTTTTGAACTTTCCACTCATTTTAACAACGACTCAgtgctgccatcttgtggccATAAATTCAGCAAAGTGGTTTAATTTACTAGACTACAGAAACGGATGATAAGCTATTTTACCAAAAGATATTAAGAAACACCCATACAAATAATTGAATTCAGGTGTTCCAGCCATTGCTATGACTACAAATAGGTATGGGCAGGTTTAATaagttttgtaaaaagaaaaagttatgtTATACTGGTAatatttcaatagaaaacagaaatgcattATTTATGACAAATACTGTCAAAAGCTAATtataatgtaattaaaatataaataatagcCTATCTGTTTAATTTAGAAGAGGGTGTTTCAAGTACATATGCTTACTGTGGTAAACataataaatttttattgatgtttcaaAACGGCATTAGTGTAATGTATTTCTGTCCTTAGGAGTTTATGCCAATATGTTGAGTGTTTTTTGCAAAGAGAACTTTACAAGCAGCTGAATTTCTCTGACTTGTAACAAGGGGGAAAGGGGTGTTactttctttcagccagctagCCAGCAGTGTACAGCCTGAGAAAACTCCGGCCCTTCTACCAATTTCTCCggcattttattaaaagaactTTAATCTGCAGTAACTATCATTTAATACCTGGGTGTGCCATCAGAAACCATCAGGTGTAAAATTTAGCACTGAGGCATACAGACGGCTCAGGAATTTGGTAAATTCAGCTGTGGTGCAGTGACAGGATGCCACGTGTAAAATCAGCTCATTCATAAAATATTCCCACTACTAAACGTTACACTGATGATTGCAGTTGGTATCAAAACATACTGAAAGCAGCTGAGAACAACAGCAGTTGCCTAGGAAACGGTATGCCTGAAATCACAGAGCGGAGAAAATGCTGGCTGAAGTCTCCATCTGTCTGGAGAGTCAAATTTCATACTctctttattttagctttttagaGCAGTGCATAAAAAGCTATCACATCACTAAGTACTATACAAAGACTTGAAAGCACAGGTGCGAAACGTATTGCAGCCAGACTCtagatctggaaaaaaaatcctgctctCTCTGGCTCACCAGTGGAAAAGTCTGAGTTTGGTGGTTGTAATGGGGACACTCTTGCCTGACTGGTTTGGAGTTGTTTTTTATCTGCTGGGTTTAGAGCTCCAGCATACAAAGACATTATGAATAATTTCATGCTCCTGGTTATTTAGGAAGAACTTGGAGCTCCTATCTCTTCCAGTGTGACTCTACATCAGAGCACCAAGCAAAGTTCATAAATACATGGATGAGCAACTTTGGAGAGGACATCCATTCAATTCATCCACCAATAATTCATTGGTGGATGAATTATTGTGAGCTAGATTAGATTGTCCACCTGACCTCATAAATGGTTTCCTGGGAAAATGGTCAAATATTCCCACATGCCCTCCTAATCCTTCCCGGAAGAGCTGAAGTTGTTACAGATGAGTATGAACACACGAAAGACTATTAGGAATgagattttattaaagttcATTTGTGTAAAAGTAAGTATCTCAGTATTTTTGGTAATATATTACATTACAAAGGTCACATCTTATTGATTGTCTTGTGTCGTTCATAACTCCTTTTGAACgggttttcttttaaacagtGAAGACAAGTTATTTTTCATTAGCTATTTAAGTGTAAATCTGACGggtattcatttttttattggtctgggATGTCTTGTAATACAGTTTGTTTAAttagaataaacaaaataagtttGATCTAACTTTGTATTGTTTAACCTTAAAACAACCGGGGTGTAAAACAACGATTCGGACCTTGTGGATTAAGACTCAATTTCCCTAAATCCTTTGCGCTAATACTGACGTCATCCACATTGTGCTTCATTGTTTTTCCATTGGTTAAAACCAGAAAGGGGTCGGTTCAAGGTTTACACAAGAATATGACATCCTGTCTGTGAAGTTTGCCAAAGCAACTTGGACCGAACAGTAAAGTGAATAACTGTcccttcaaattaaaagcataaagGAACACGTAATATTTAGCTGGGGAGGATAAGGAAAagtgttttatgtttacttttcttgatgatttaaaatatctaaagatTTATAGAAGGTTAAAGTGCATTTGTACATATGACATTAAAACCACTGGGATACAGACGATCAATTTGTATTACTAACcgaataaagaaaaatctacaCAGCACCAagttaaaggaaataaatattctaacaaccaataaaatgttttattgtaacaCTAAGCTACCTCAAAGATGTTTGAGTGTACATAATCTTGAAGAACAGATGTAACCTGgttatttttcatcttcagatgaTTATAAATGAgggtttattttctaaaaatagaattagaactttattttttgcttcttgGTATATAAATGCCCACATTGTCTAGGCGtctaaaaggttttaaattaaatcactttgCTCTTCCTGTAAGTTGaaccaaaaataatattctTCCTATTGAAATGTTGTAGAGTATTGTCACTTGTCCTAGAggacatgtgtcaaactcaaggcccaggggTCACATCTGGCTCACCGTAGCTTTTTAAGTGGCCCACTAGACtccaagttacatcaataagtccagTTTTCACCAccagttttccagtttttcataaatcaataaaattcatggaaaatccacacaaaatcaacattttgcagcaaattttctcaaaattggccaaaaacattgggtttaagtgactgctgcctcagccgtACTTAATGGCAAGTTGTAGTCCGTGATTTATACGGTtatgattaataaaaagtcacatttaacatcatacattagagtaaatatagtaaaaattccttacaaatatttccagGTTAGTACCACAAAATCTattattttgattgcaaaaaacccccacaaaacaatcacaaaacacCTGGATGGACTGAAAAtgagttcaatattttttcacttactcaatgctgaaacaaactgctatttattgatattttaacagtgtaATGGGTCCTATGAATAGATTCTGGCTCAACCAAcgctttaagaacattcagatttttgatttggcccaaaatgacaATGAGTTTGACGCTCCTGTTCTAGAGGATCATTAAATAGCCACAGGAACCGAGCTTCATGTTGTGTTCACAAGAAATCATGGGGAAACGGCTAATAACACTtactgatattttaaataatgtcactGCATATGGCTACCTATGAGCAAACTTCGCTTACCTTGGGCCAGCCCTGGCTACAgcactttaaattatttccGTATTAGCTTtaggaatttttaaaaatcgtaaatttgaatttgcagacttttaatctgaaatcCAAGCGGTGCCTAGTTGTCTCAGTAGCAGCTTAGGACACGCGTCCCCCGGTGAACATGGACGTGTGTGAGACAGTGCATGCGGACTGAATGACTGCACATGAAACTCAGCAGGTTGTGTTACTGCTGGACGTTTAGAGCAGCTGCTGGTCAGAGGAGATGTTGTGGACatcagcagctcagagaggaCCTGTGGGGCTCCTCCTGCGGTGCTGGTCCCTCACATCCTGTCACACGGCTGTCACTACGCCCCGGTGGCCCCTGCTTACCTCGCGGCACTTTTCTAGCTCTGAACCCGCAAAAGCACCGACACATGACGGGGTGGGGGCGTCGCCCCTGCGGCAATGGGCCCTGGACGTCAGCCCCTTCACCACAGTGAGGGCCCGGTTGGGCTGCAACATCTGCGTCCGCCCGCTGGACGTGCACGCCTACCCCGAGGCGAACCGAGCCCTGATCTCGATCCACGGTCCAGACAGTGACCAGGGGGACTGCATGGAGGACCTGCACGTCCACTATGATGGACAGAGCCAGGAGCTGCTCATCTCTGGTGAGAAGGTGAACAGCAACGTCACGATTGAGATGGACGCACCAATCAAAGCTAGTGAGTTTTTACAATTACAACATACAGTAGCTGCGCATACAAGCATGGAATCCGTGCATAATAAACCTGCGTGCTTTTGACAGATCTCTTCATCACTACTGAGGGAGGAGGCAACGTGCAAGTGAAGAAGATGGAGAGTGATATCTGCAAAGTGCAAACAGAAAAGGGCAGCTGTTTACTTCACTCTGTTAAAGTTGGTATTTCctcatagatagatagatagatagatagatagatagatagatagatagatagatagatagatagatagatagatagatagatagataggaaGGCAGAAAAACTTGACAGAGCTAACTTGGTTATAGTAGctaaaaattgtactcaagtacaGTTGAGTACAAGTACAGAGTATTTAGTAGCAATATAAAGTATTTGTAgcattttgtctgaaaatgcTACAACAGGCCTAAAAATAGCATCAATATAgtttgttaaaaacaagaagCCTCAGTTTAGCATAATATCTGAGTCTGGGGCATTTTTGGGTTAAAACATTCTTGCTGTCCGTTCAATGACATAACTGGAGGTGGGTAGAGTGGCCAAAATCtgactaaagtaaaagtaacgttagtttaaaataatattaatcaaGTATAAGTAAAGAGTATGGCATGAGAAAATTATTAATAGGAGTACTTATTTTCagaaagtaaatgtaattagttactaCTCGCCAGAGTAAGCCAAAATAAGTTAACTGCCAAAGAAGCGGAGTGTAACAGAGCGCTGTATTAAAgtatattaatggaaagttgagtggaacaCAAGCAACAGGATTAGATGTGGTGTTGAGAGGATTATGAAGATGGTGAATCTACTTCAAGAGCCACCACACACATTAAAGACCGGGCCACAGCTGTCTGTCAGGTCCAGTGGGAAGTTTACATATTCAGAGATAATTTTGGGGAGCCATGTTCTTTGCTGGTGGTGGTCCCATCTTTCATAAAATTGTAGACCATTTCATGCTTTAGTTTGGATGTTTCTGTGGTGGGAGACGATGTTTTTTGATGAGATTGTGTCACAGATGCTTAATTTCATCTCTAGCAAAAGCTCATTACTTACAGTATATGGGTAATGTTCAAACATTAAGAACACAATGTTCTtaaggatttgtttttaaaaaaaatacacattttcatatttactcaaatatgaaaaaactatttaatatcTTTATCTAAATTGTGTCTTATAGTTTCCACTTTCTTATTGTTGGCTTCAATGTACAAAAAATGGTGATTAAAGAAGGGAAGTAAGTTAAAGACACTTGCAAAATAATCCAGTTAGGGATTAAACAAAAGTTCTGTACTGATTTTTATGCCttaaaatagtcaaaataatcATGTGAAGAATTGATATGCATCAGTTTTATAGTCATTGATTGTGTTAAACCTTCAAATATCTGAAACTGGCTTAACTTCTCatcctcttgtttttatttcagggaCATCAAGTCGAGGTGAGGTCCCACGGCGGACATGTTACGGGTTTGGGCACCATCCATGGTAACGTGGACATCAGCACAAAGGGAGACAGCGTAAGTAGGAcagggtttctgcagcacttcgGTCTTATTCTTAACAGCCATTAGGGGGTAGCAGCATCCTATTGCAGCCGTCAGCAGCAGTGAGTTAAATGTTGTATGTTTTGATCTGAAGTGGTGTGTGTTTACATCTGTGTGCGGTCACCTGAGGTCTCATTTTGCAGGTGGTTGATGTCAAGAAGCTTCAAGGCACCAGGATGAACATTTCCACGGAGCATGGAGCTCTGAAGGTCAAAGCCGTCTATGCCGAGTCCAGCTGTGTGCTCTCCTGCTCGGGGAGAGTAGAACTGGGTCATGTGCACGGTGAGAAAACGTCTCTCACTTCTACTAATTCATGTATGCATCTAGGCTGAATGGCTCGAttgctattttctttcttctttgcactgttccaaaaacatttgatttgtaCAGGAATAATAGTTTTCCTCCTAATTAATTCTCCTACCAGAGCGTTGGGTCTTTGCTCCTCAGATTAACGCTCCCCTCGACCTGCCTGTTAGCTTAGCTGGACGGCCATGTCTTGGTTGCCATATTCAGTTGGCACAGTTATGTGTGACAcctaaattttatttaggggtatcagagtaaggGTGTCTAAACCATACTCTCCTTCTTTTTCTGTGGAGTTTAACTGCATTAAATGTGTATTACCACCACCTAAATATAGATGCTAAGACTTCCTAAATCCGCTTAAATAGGGCCATAAACCCACCAGAGGGACATAAAATATTAGTCCACATTTTCTGGATCCAGTGTCACTTTTCCctataataaataaagtgcTATTCATATTTGTATGACCTTCACTAACTTAAATCATACAAACATTGAAAACTTGTAAGCCAAAGATGCCAGATTTGACCGCACAGATATTGATCTAGGCCAGAATTTCTCTATTCCAGTCCTCAGCGGTCACTGCCCTGCATATTTTCTCTTCCagaacacctgattcaaatgattgcctGACCTCCTCTTCATGCCACAAAGTGCTACAAAATCCTGTTAATCCCCCACTTATTCAAggcaggtgtgtggcagaagggaaacacctaaaacgtGCAAGGCAATGCTCCTTTTGGACTGGAACTGAGAAACGCTGATCTACGATAACCTTCACCAGACTTGTTGATTTTAAGGGTTAAAATAATGCTCGAAGAAacttcttcttcacaaaaacaaCTGCTGCCTTTAGGAGTTTCCAGTACATTCTTGTCCACAGCTGCTTTAGGTTAAATCTCTTGGTAAAGCTGAGCCATAAGGAATCTCGGGCTCAGATCCAGTCACAGTTGATTTAAGCACAATGTGGTCCCAATTTACCACAAACCTTTCAACTATTTTGGTTTAAGATGGCTATAAAGTCAAGTTAGCAGTAAAAAGTGACATCATTGATCACAAACAAtcctgtgaaatattttttaaaaaaattgattgaATAAGAATTTCATTGTATTCCTGAGTGTGAATTTCAGCTGTGTAATGTAATGATGTGTTACAACTCAAGATGTGCTTAAAGTATTCAGATATTTGTTTTCTATTCAGCGTGGTGTAGTGAAGGCAGTGATAAGGTTATCTAATCCTGGTTTTCTAATTTGTTATAGGTAACACCACAGTGGAGAACGAGTCTGGGGATACAGTTGTTGGTAAGCAGGCTGGCTGGCTGCACACTGACCCATGCATGGTTTCTATCAAAATCTGAGGCTTGCTTTGCTCCTGCAGATGGTTCAAATAGTTTCCTGAAGGTTTCCTCTATCAGCGGAAGCATTGATGTCTACGTGGGAGACGGTGGTACCGCTGACCTCCACACTCAGGACGGTAAGTACGCATTGGACAGAGCCCAGTTTTTCCTGTActcctgattttgttttaatctttgtgTCGTGTAGGAGCGGTGAGTGTGCGTGTCCCGTCTTCATTTAGAGCTGGTGTAAATCTCTGCGGGGTGGCGGTGAACGTCAGCCCAGAGGTTCTTCTGCATGACCAACAAAGACACACCGCAGACGGCCGGACCACACTGACTGGTGAGCTCCTACCATTCATTGTGTCTTCATCTGataatgacatgaaaacctccaACCAGTAAATGAAACTTGACATTAATGCGTTTGCCTCAGGCTATATGAGTGGAGAACCTCCTGTTGACCGGTGGGTCAAAGCTCGGGCAGACAGAGGATCCGTCCAGCTGAGGACACAAAGCTGGTTTGAGTCCCTGAAGCTCGGGAGCTAAGTGACCGGACGCATCGTGATGTTCTCAGGGCCGTAAACGTCAAGACCGGATATTAATACAACAGCTGAATGTTATTCTCCTCTGTCTTCACAATGTACTGTAAATACTTCAGAAATATaccttttaatttaaagtgtCTTTTGAATGTTCATGTCAAATCACACAATCATTGTATTGTGACTGTGTGTATTTAGCGTTTTACTTGattaaaaaggtattttaataaaataataggtTCTTTAATAAATCACTCAATGAAACAATTACTGGCAGCtttaaaaatccctttaaaataaatgcaacaggCATTTGTGAGTAAAGAACAAGGCGTGGAGCACATGTCATTGTTGCTGCACAGTTCTTACTTTATATAAGTAAGTACAGCAACACTTTTTggtaaatattaaactttattcGTCTCATTTACAGTTTGTGCTCTTAGAAGTTGTTGAACATTTATTCTGTGAAAGGGCACAAAATaacaatacagtaaaaaaaaaaataaaatccaaaaatagaCTATAAGGGTTTAGACCTGCAATATAGCTGAATTACTGTGGCAAAGACAGGCAAATTATAACCTGGTTTataattggtttaaaaaatattagtgaaaataaaaacacttaaaagtttaaagaaatttaCAAAAGCTCCTAAATCGATGGTTGGAGTGACCAGAAACGGGCCTCAAATTTCTGTCCTTGATGTTGGTCTGCAGCTTTTATGTGCAGCTTTGCTTCATCACACCTGAATGAAATAAGTAGGACTTTAGCAGGACTCTGTAGCTTCTAGTTGTCagctgaggaggtaattcaacTGTTCAGGTAGGTTGCATGAAGTATGCGTCTAAAAGTCACAGGACATCTGACTTTTAGAACTAAAGCTTGCGATCTCTGCTTAAAGATAATCAATCCTccaggtttttctgtttttaaacagaattttgaGCTTTCTGGATGTAATTGCTGTTTATGACGTTCCAAAGTCCCTCTccatcatccattcatcattATCCTTCGGGATCATTGCAAGCCTGTGTACATTGCAATCAAGCCAGGGGGAAGATTTGTCGCCACTGTACTCCCAGTGTGAGACGCgtcttttcagttttatagcGGCCtccctttaaaaagaaaaaaaaggaaatttgttAGATAAGCTCTCGCAAAGATCGTAAATGTCAgacttttgtcttttaatgtACCATGAGATGCCCGTGCAGTCGTTCAATCTGATGGTTTTAAGTGGAGGACAAAtcttttttaggtttttaagaGAGTGATCGGTGAGGAGTATGCAGCCACTCATGTCGAGTTCTAGCAGGTACTGACAGCCAGTGGTCAGATACACGATCGCCATATCTGTcatctgaacacaaacaaaacgaGGAACTGTAGTGGCTAAAGAAAGATCAAACTTAATACTTAGTGTTGAGAAGAAGTATCCGCTCACATGTTGCAGATCAAATTTTAGTATCagcaaagaaaatctgaataaatacaaaatgtattttcacatATGAAGTCAACCTGGCTCTACGTGaaaaatttattcattaaaaatattctgtggattGGTAAGAAGAGCAGTACACCCATTTAAATCTGGGTTAAAAACTAACATCACCTATCAGAAAAAGAACACAATCAAACATTGTGTGATTGTGTGGGACTGCTGTGCTGCTTCAAAATCTGGATAATATTGATGGAACCAGGAAATCCTGAAGAATAATGCCCAAGCACATCAGCAAGTCCACtattaaacatctgaaacagaaaacataaggTTGTGGGGCAGCCAAGTCAAAGTTTGGATTTAAATGGGAAGCATCATCAAGATCTTAAATAGGGTATTTGTGGCCCAAAAGACTCCAGTTTGGCTGGTTTAGAAGAATCCTCCAAAATTCATCCACAGATGTAAAAGACTCACCACCACTAATAAGAAATGCTTGATGCCTGTTGACACCAAGAGTCAGATGGTTGATTTTAGGAGAGTCCTGATACCAGATTTTTCCAGACTGAGTAAGCCTACTTCAGTTCAGGTACTTGCCGAAGCCGAGTACTATTAACAAGTAGTGAACAAATTGGTACTTAAACGTcacacaatacatttttaaaattaaaatttatttagaacAGAGGggctcttcttctttttaagcCTGCAATCCCTTTGACTGTTTCAACAAATCATAAATAGAGCGTGACACACGGATTGTTCGATCTGTAAATAGTTTATAAATTACTCattaaaagacacattttcttgttttgacagCTTGGCTAAGCACAGAGGGCAGTCTGTTTGTTTACTATCCTCTGTGTTTTACTAGACATATCTCCAAACTGGACATTTTGGCCACCCTCCCGCCATCCAACTTCAGAAAAGTGATATCGTTTTGGAGTATTGGCTTGTTTTTACAGGTATGAGTGCCAGTACTTGATGTTGGTATCCAGCTAGATACCAATACCAGTATCGGTATCGGGACGCCACTAGTTGACTTAcagagaaataacttttttcacaCAGGATGACGCTGGGTTGAATAGCGTTTGACAGTAGCTTTTTCGTATTTGCTTAGGTTTTCTTCATTTAAtatcaaactattttttttacttgaaaaacTTCAATAAGAAGCAAAATCTGAAGCATTTCTGttaggagaaaaatacaa from Xiphophorus maculatus strain JP 163 A chromosome 2, X_maculatus-5.0-male, whole genome shotgun sequence carries:
- the fam185a gene encoding protein FAM185A; this translates as MLWTSAAQRGPVGLLLRCWSLTSCHTAVTTPRWPLLTSRHFSSSEPAKAPTHDGVGASPLRQWALDVSPFTTVRARLGCNICVRPLDVHAYPEANRALISIHGPDSDQGDCMEDLHVHYDGQSQELLISGEKVNSNVTIEMDAPIKANLFITTEGGGNVQVKKMESDICKVQTEKGSCLLHSVKGHQVEVRSHGGHVTGLGTIHGNVDISTKGDSVVDVKKLQGTRMNISTEHGALKVKAVYAESSCVLSCSGRVELGHVHGNTTVENESGDTVVDGSNSFLKVSSISGSIDVYVGDGGTADLHTQDGAVSVRVPSSFRAGVNLCGVAVNVSPEVLLHDQQRHTADGRTTLTGYMSGEPPVDRWVKARADRGSVQLRTQSWFESLKLGS